One genomic window of Thermodesulfobacteriota bacterium includes the following:
- a CDS encoding cytochrome c3 family protein, protein TVLLATTLSLGAAPAAKDKGAPSAPVQRKSNLSPLPAREKGVSSHAPFEAGDCSICHKSADRNAPGPIAAPVNDLCLGCHEDFRKVLSRKSVHAPAGKSCVNCHNPHNSRQIKLLVEEPLALCLGCHEKIKDLAIQSAVKHDPVTKGAKCANCHNPHGANVEHLLIRLSFQLCVGCHGKDEVVDREGRKLTNIRKLLEENPKHHGPVAAEDCSACHNPHGFKYFRLLTTEYPATFYSPYDPRLYALCFECHEPRVAAEPETTTLTQFRDGKRNLHYVHINKTERGRTCRACHEVHASKQQHQLREGVPYGSKGWLLKLNYTKTPTGGSCEKTCHGAYSYNNGGTPAKNEPAKKK, encoded by the coding sequence AACCGTCCTGTTGGCGACGACCCTGTCGCTCGGAGCCGCCCCGGCGGCGAAGGACAAGGGCGCGCCGTCCGCGCCCGTACAGAGAAAGAGCAACCTGTCTCCCCTGCCGGCCAGGGAAAAGGGGGTCTCCTCTCACGCACCGTTCGAGGCCGGCGACTGCAGCATATGCCACAAGAGCGCCGACCGTAACGCTCCCGGGCCGATCGCCGCACCGGTCAACGATCTGTGCCTGGGTTGCCACGAGGACTTCCGGAAAGTCCTCTCCCGGAAATCCGTACACGCCCCGGCCGGGAAAAGCTGCGTCAACTGTCACAATCCGCATAACTCCCGGCAGATAAAACTGCTCGTCGAAGAGCCTCTTGCGTTGTGCCTTGGGTGCCACGAGAAGATCAAGGACCTTGCGATCCAGTCCGCGGTCAAGCACGACCCCGTCACGAAGGGAGCGAAATGCGCCAACTGCCACAACCCGCACGGCGCGAACGTCGAGCACCTGCTCATCCGGCTTTCCTTCCAGCTTTGCGTCGGCTGCCACGGCAAGGACGAGGTTGTGGACCGGGAAGGCAGGAAGCTCACAAATATCCGGAAGCTCCTGGAGGAAAACCCGAAACATCACGGCCCGGTGGCCGCCGAGGACTGCAGCGCATGCCACAATCCCCACGGGTTCAAATACTTCCGGCTCCTCACCACCGAATACCCGGCGACGTTCTACTCCCCGTACGATCCCAGGCTGTATGCCCTCTGTTTCGAATGTCACGAACCGCGAGTGGCCGCCGAGCCGGAAACGACGACGCTGACGCAGTTCCGCGACGGGAAGCGCAACCTGCACTACGTTCACATCAACAAGACCGAACGAGGCCGCACTTGCCGCGCATGCCATGAAGTCCATGCGTCCAAACAGCAGCACCAGCTTCGCGAAGGGGTCCCTTACGGCTCGAAGGGATGGCTGCTCAAACTCAATTACACGAAGACACCGACCGGCGGCTCCTGCGAAAAGACCTGTCACGGCGCGTATTCCTACAACAACGGCGGCACCCCTGCGAAGAACGAACCGGCGAAGAAAAAGTGA